A stretch of the Deinococcus reticulitermitis genome encodes the following:
- the mqnC gene encoding cyclic dehypoxanthinyl futalosine synthase — protein MTAPEVAVTAAPSPSVPSTLGQDALDRAARGERLDAAELESLYHLPLPEVAAVAHGLRLERRDPDVVTFLIDRNINYTNICNVGCNFCAFYRTKRQADAYTLDYAQLSHKIRELEAVGGTRILLQGGVNPELGLDYYLGMLRHVKAHHPTIRIDAFSPEEVLFMEKAFGLSLDELLDRLIEAGLDGLPGAGGEILEDDVRRKAAPARIRSEDWFRIIDAAQRRGLYTIATMVIGFGETYAQRVSHLLKIRAQQDKAQREYGGNGFFGFALWTLQTENTRLAGKAPGATAHEYLQQLAVARIALDNLHNLQASWPAQGFKVGQAALYYGANDLGSTMLEENVVSAASGNGRHQATVRELVRIAVDAGFTPAIRNSRFEIIEWPDVETILHRAPSNPEAGRGVGASA, from the coding sequence ATGACTGCTCCTGAAGTCGCCGTCACCGCCGCTCCGAGCCCGTCTGTGCCCTCCACCCTGGGCCAGGACGCCCTCGACAGGGCGGCGCGGGGCGAGCGCCTGGACGCGGCGGAGCTCGAAAGCCTCTATCACCTGCCTCTCCCTGAAGTCGCGGCGGTCGCGCACGGGCTGCGGCTGGAGCGCCGTGACCCGGACGTGGTGACGTTCCTGATCGACCGCAACATCAACTACACCAACATCTGCAATGTGGGCTGCAACTTCTGCGCCTTCTACCGCACGAAGAGGCAGGCCGACGCCTACACCCTCGACTACGCGCAGCTCTCGCACAAGATCCGCGAGCTCGAAGCGGTGGGCGGCACCCGCATCCTGCTGCAAGGCGGCGTGAACCCTGAACTCGGGCTCGACTACTACCTCGGGATGCTGCGGCACGTCAAGGCGCACCACCCCACCATCCGCATCGACGCCTTCTCGCCGGAAGAAGTTCTCTTCATGGAAAAGGCGTTCGGGCTGAGTCTGGACGAACTGCTCGACCGCCTGATCGAAGCCGGCCTCGACGGGTTGCCGGGCGCGGGCGGCGAGATCCTGGAGGACGACGTGCGCAGGAAGGCGGCCCCCGCCCGCATCCGCTCGGAGGACTGGTTCCGGATCATCGACGCGGCGCAGCGTAGGGGGCTCTACACGATTGCCACCATGGTGATCGGCTTCGGCGAGACCTACGCCCAGCGCGTGAGCCACCTGCTCAAGATCCGGGCGCAGCAGGACAAGGCCCAGCGCGAGTACGGTGGCAACGGCTTTTTCGGTTTCGCGCTCTGGACCCTCCAGACCGAGAACACCCGGCTTGCCGGCAAGGCTCCCGGCGCCACCGCGCACGAGTACCTTCAGCAGCTCGCCGTCGCCCGCATCGCGCTCGACAACCTCCACAACCTGCAAGCCTCGTGGCCGGCGCAGGGCTTCAAGGTGGGGCAGGCCGCGCTCTATTACGGCGCCAACGACCTCGGCTCGACGATGCTCGAGGAAAACGTGGTCTCCGCCGCCTCGGGCAATGGCCGCCACCAGGCCACCGTGCGCGAACTCGTGCGGATCGCGGTGGACGCGGGCTTTACTCCGGCCATCCGCAACAGCCGCTTCGAGATCATCGAGTGGCCGGACGTGGAGACCATCCTCCACCGCGCGCCGAGCAACCCCGAAGCTGGGCGCGGCGTCGGCGCGAGCGCCTGA